A single window of Ferrimonas balearica DSM 9799 DNA harbors:
- a CDS encoding GGDEF domain-containing protein, protein MTRELSPILWCALVVVAVVLGLPLWQAHLNHYALSLELIPVGLLLLAIGLAWRFRLSYHSYLGLLLLVAYPFQSPLSGLTPLLILSTNDIYLLLALNLLLLPKAPATGAYLAGWLGWLVGQCLLLQHLSWDWLYPMVSPRLLNTPMHYLFVVPAARFFWALSQGKQEDLIPLLLGAMAWLVSGWPMPWPGGVLLYSGIAGILMLVVFDGAYRLAFRDGLTGLPARRTLDGDLSDTGALVHIAMLDVDHFKAFNDTHGHTWGDLALRELATKLRRVKGARAYRYGGEEFTLVFRKANRTEVVAALEALRVAVEEGTMVVTQSGKDGNTLPVRASLTISVGVAQRHGQHEQIGTVLKRADMALYRAKEEGRNRIVLG, encoded by the coding sequence ATGACGCGGGAACTGAGCCCCATCCTCTGGTGTGCACTGGTGGTGGTGGCGGTGGTGCTCGGTCTGCCACTTTGGCAGGCGCACCTGAACCATTATGCCCTCTCGCTGGAGCTTATCCCGGTGGGGCTGCTTCTATTGGCGATTGGTTTGGCCTGGCGTTTCCGGTTGTCTTACCACAGTTACCTCGGCCTGTTGCTGCTGGTTGCTTACCCGTTCCAATCCCCGCTGTCTGGTTTGACGCCACTGCTTATCCTCAGTACCAACGACATCTACCTGCTGCTGGCGCTTAACTTGCTGCTGTTGCCAAAAGCACCGGCTACTGGAGCTTATCTTGCAGGTTGGTTGGGCTGGTTGGTGGGGCAGTGCCTGTTGCTGCAGCACCTGTCCTGGGATTGGCTCTATCCCATGGTCAGCCCACGACTGCTGAATACGCCGATGCACTACCTGTTTGTGGTTCCGGCGGCGCGGTTTTTCTGGGCGCTGTCGCAGGGCAAGCAAGAGGACCTTATCCCGCTGCTGCTTGGGGCGATGGCATGGCTGGTCAGCGGTTGGCCGATGCCCTGGCCGGGTGGGGTACTGCTTTACAGCGGCATCGCCGGGATTCTGATGCTGGTGGTGTTTGATGGTGCCTATCGGTTGGCGTTTCGCGATGGTTTGACCGGCTTGCCGGCAAGACGAACTCTGGACGGCGATCTGAGTGATACCGGCGCGCTGGTTCACATCGCCATGCTGGATGTCGACCATTTCAAAGCCTTCAACGATACCCACGGTCACACCTGGGGCGATCTGGCACTGCGGGAACTGGCCACCAAGTTACGCCGGGTAAAGGGAGCGCGTGCCTACCGCTACGGTGGCGAGGAGTTTACCCTGGTGTTCCGAAAGGCCAACCGAACCGAAGTGGTGGCGGCCCTGGAAGCGCTACGCGTCGCGGTAGAGGAGGGGACGATGGTGGTCACCCAAAGTGGCAAAGATGGGAATACACTGCCGGTGAGGGCCTCCTTGACCATCAGTGTTGGCGTTGCCCAGCGTCACGGTCAGCATGAACAGATCGGCACGGTGCTGAAACGCGCGGATATGGCGTTGT